From Streptomyces yatensis, one genomic window encodes:
- a CDS encoding zinc-binding dehydrogenase encodes MYRSFPLEQAADAWRAVQEEGRTRGRIVLDIDAN; translated from the coding sequence GTGTACCGTTCCTTCCCGCTGGAGCAGGCGGCCGACGCCTGGCGGGCTGTCCAGGAGGAGGGCCGCACCCGCGGCCGGATCGTGCTGGACATCGACGCCAACTGA
- a CDS encoding DJ-1/PfpI family protein has protein sequence MPQVAVVTFDGFNELDSFIASALINRCRKDGLEAFITTPTPVVASMNGVEVTGQRPMEFVTEADVVLIGSGVKAREVVADDELISRLPLDPSRQLIGAQCSGALVLSRLGLLNGMPACTDQKSRPFVEAGGVTVLDAPFHAEGNIATAGGCLSSQYLATWVITRTVGETAARGILDYVAPVGENEETVERALRAVYSGEAALR, from the coding sequence ATGCCGCAGGTAGCCGTGGTCACCTTTGACGGATTCAACGAGCTCGACAGCTTCATCGCCTCCGCGCTGATCAACCGATGCCGCAAGGACGGCCTGGAGGCCTTCATCACCACACCGACGCCGGTGGTCGCCTCCATGAACGGCGTCGAGGTCACCGGCCAGCGCCCGATGGAGTTCGTGACCGAAGCCGACGTCGTCCTGATCGGCAGCGGCGTGAAGGCGCGCGAGGTAGTCGCCGACGACGAACTGATCTCCCGCCTCCCCCTCGACCCCTCACGCCAGCTGATCGGCGCCCAGTGCTCCGGCGCGCTGGTGCTCTCGCGGCTCGGGCTGCTGAACGGCATGCCCGCCTGCACGGACCAGAAGAGCCGCCCCTTCGTCGAGGCCGGCGGCGTCACCGTACTGGACGCCCCCTTCCACGCCGAGGGAAACATCGCCACGGCGGGCGGCTGCCTGTCGTCCCAGTACCTCGCCACATGGGTCATCACCCGCACCGTCGGCGAGACCGCGGCACGCGGCATCCTGGACTACGTGGCCCCGGTCGGCGAAAACGAGGAGACGGTCGAGCGCGCGCTGCGTGCGGTGTACTCGGGCGAGGCGGCGCTGCGCTGA
- a CDS encoding GntR family transcriptional regulator, which produces MAKYEQIADALRQSIRAGQLLPGERLPAEDKLAARYRTSVPTLQRALSELVAEGLIDRRHGVGTFVRTPRRRVMRSNDRHQWEKDRVRRSTAERLRTGSTEHDTGLEVTDLAFHAEYRDAKADEDLASVFGVPMGTRVLERIYRTNCRAEDAPFALVHSYLVHDVVAANPDLLDAANEPWPGGTQNQLYTIGIELDRVEERITARPPTVEEAEALGLKKGVSVIVLRKICTDIRDRVVEVSDVTLCGDRTELVFTTSLKRW; this is translated from the coding sequence ATGGCCAAGTACGAGCAGATCGCCGATGCCCTGCGGCAGAGCATCCGCGCGGGTCAGCTGCTGCCCGGGGAGCGGCTTCCGGCCGAGGACAAGCTCGCGGCGCGGTATCGGACCAGTGTGCCGACGCTGCAGCGGGCGCTGTCGGAGCTGGTGGCCGAGGGGCTGATCGACCGGCGGCACGGGGTGGGGACGTTCGTCCGCACTCCGCGCCGGCGGGTCATGCGGAGCAACGACCGGCACCAGTGGGAGAAGGACCGGGTGCGCCGGTCCACGGCGGAGCGGCTGCGGACCGGGTCCACCGAGCACGACACCGGGCTGGAGGTGACCGACCTCGCCTTCCACGCCGAGTACCGCGACGCGAAGGCCGACGAGGACCTGGCGTCGGTCTTCGGGGTCCCCATGGGCACGCGGGTGCTGGAGCGTATCTACCGCACCAACTGCCGCGCGGAGGACGCGCCGTTCGCCCTGGTGCACTCCTACCTCGTCCACGACGTGGTGGCCGCCAATCCGGATCTGCTCGACGCCGCCAACGAGCCCTGGCCCGGCGGCACCCAGAATCAGCTCTACACGATCGGCATCGAGCTGGACCGCGTAGAGGAACGGATCACGGCCCGGCCGCCGACGGTGGAAGAGGCAGAAGCCCTCGGGCTGAAGAAGGGGGTGTCGGTGATCGTCCTGCGCAAGATCTGTACGGATATCCGCGACCGGGTCGTGGAGGTCTCCGACGTGACGCTGTGCGGAGACCGTACGGAGCTCGTCTTCAC